The following proteins are encoded in a genomic region of Chaetodon auriga isolate fChaAug3 chromosome 8, fChaAug3.hap1, whole genome shotgun sequence:
- the irx2a gene encoding iroquois-class homeodomain protein IRX-2a: MSYPQGYLYQPPGSLALYSCPAYGASALAAPRNEDLARSSSGSAFSPYPGSAAFSASAGAGFSSPLSYSADPTTGFPSYMSSPYDAHTTGMAGALSYHPYGSPGYPYQLNDPAYRKNATRDATATLKAWLQEHRKNPYPTKGEKIMLAIITKMTLTQVSTWFANARRRLKKENKMTWAPRNKSEDEDEEDGEGERKEVERSEKALDNSEASAEDEGISLHVDTLTDHSCSAESDGEKVSCRVGELGSDQSGDKHDADGDEQNHDPRGQLSPKPVTSSPLTGVEAPVLSHHQHHHHHPHLHHLHHLHSQREDLARSLANSNNISTNKSSSCLDSRSSSGPPQNPTVKPKLWSLAEIATSDQKQQHQQQPVGQPGQPSCPSSSGGLLTPPTPSTTSPAASSPSLYPAPSILGRPIYYTSPFYSNYTNYGNFSPLQGQGILRYTNSSGVSLAAAAAAAAAAAAANEGLSSSHQALEASTNPKHRPDSPLVKNNPNQIVVVEQQQQQQQHFRAANLEAKKGT; encoded by the exons ATGTCCTATCCTCAGGGTTACCTTTACCAGCCCCCGGGCTCTCTGGCTCTTTATTCGTGTCCGGCTTACGGGGCCTCGGCTCTGGCTGCCCCGCGGAATGAAGACTTGGCGAGGTCGTCATCTGGCTCAGCCTTCAGTCCTTATCCTGGATCGGCTGCTTTCTCCGCCTCGGCTGGGGCAGGCTTCTCCAGTCCGCTGTCATACTCCGCGGATCCAACGACGGGATTCCCATCCTACATG AGCTCTCCATATGACGCGCACACGACGGGCATGGCCGGGGCGTTGAGTTACCACCCATACGGGAGCCCAGGGTACCCCTACCAACTCAACGACCCGGCTTACCGCAAGAACGCCACCAGGGACGCCACGGCCACCCTGAAGGCCTGGCTGCAGGAGCACAGGAAGAACCCGTACCCGACGAAAGGGGAGAAGATCATGCTGGCCATTATTACCAAGATGACCCTGACGCAGGTCTCCACATGGTTCGCCAATGCCAGGCGGAGGCTCAAGAAGGAGAACAAGATGACCTGGGCGCCCAGGAATAAGAGCGAagacgaggacgaggaggatggggaaggggagagaaaggaggtggAGCGCTCCGAAAAAGCCCTGGATAACAGCGAGGCTTCAGCGGAGGATGAAG GTATCAGCTTGCACGTCGACACCCTGACGGACCACTCCTGCTCGGCAGAGTCTGACGGGGAGAAAGTCAGCTGCCGTGTGGGAGAGCTGGGCTCTGACCAGTCCGGCGACAAACACGACGCGGACGGCGACGAGCAGAACCACGACCCGCGGGGTCAGCTCTCGCCCAAACCCGTCACCTCGTCGCCTCTAACGGGAGTAGAAGCCCCGGTTCTCAGCCATCACcaacatcaccaccaccacccccacctccatcacctccaccatCTCCACAGCCAGCGCGAGGATCTGGCCCGGAGCCTCGCAAACAGCAACAATATCAGCACCAATAAATCGTCCTCATGCCTCGACAGCAGATCTTCCTCGGGGCCGCCTCAGAACCCTACAGTCAAGCCCAAGTTGTGGTCGCTGGCGGAGATTGCTACCTCGGACCAAAAgcagcaacatcagcagcagccagtgggGCAGCCTGGGCAACCAAGCTGCCCCTCCTCCAGCGGTGGCCTCCTCACTCCCCCCACGCCTTCCACCACCTCCCCGGCTGCCAGTTCCCCCTCCCTCTACCCGGCCCCCTCCATCCTTGGAAGACCTATTTATTACACATCTCCCTTTTATAGCAATTACACAAACTATGGCAACTTCAGCCCCCTGCAGGGCCAAGGGATCCTGCGGTACACTAATTCATCCGGAGTGAGTCTggctgccgccgccgccgccgctgccgccgctgctgctgcaaacGAGGGTCTCAGCTCCTCTCACCAGGCTCTGGAGGCGAGCACAAACCCCAAACACAGGCCAGACTCCCCCCTCGTTAAAAATAACCCAAACCAGATTGTTGTTgtcgagcagcagcagcagcagcagcagcatttcagagcCGCAAATTTAGAAGCAAAGAAAGGTACGTAA